Proteins from a genomic interval of Nostoc sp. TCL240-02:
- a CDS encoding exonuclease: protein MTIEIYVSTDIEADGPIPGPHSMLSLASAAYTADKQLVGTFTANLETLPGAQGHPKTMKWWAEQPDAWAASRADPQPPLKVMESYHSWLVALPGKPIFVGYPAAYDFMFVYWYLINFVGDSPFKFSALDIRSYAMAFLKQSYNESGKDNLPAAWLENLPLAHIALDDAIQQGKLFCNLLQANLQR from the coding sequence GTGACAATCGAAATCTACGTCAGCACTGATATAGAGGCGGATGGCCCTATCCCTGGGCCCCATTCCATGCTCAGTCTTGCCTCAGCTGCGTATACCGCAGACAAACAATTGGTTGGGACTTTTACAGCTAATTTAGAAACCTTGCCAGGGGCCCAAGGACACCCCAAAACTATGAAATGGTGGGCAGAACAGCCAGATGCCTGGGCAGCTAGTCGAGCCGACCCCCAGCCCCCTCTAAAGGTCATGGAGTCTTACCACTCCTGGCTTGTGGCTTTACCAGGTAAACCGATCTTTGTTGGTTATCCAGCCGCCTATGACTTTATGTTTGTCTACTGGTACTTGATAAACTTTGTGGGCGATAGCCCCTTCAAATTTTCGGCATTGGATATCCGATCCTATGCAATGGCATTCTTGAAACAAAGCTACAACGAATCTGGCAAGGATAATCTACCTGCTGCATGGTTAGAAAATCTTCCATTGGCTCACATTGCCTTAGATGATGCCATTCAGCAAGGGAAGTTATTCTGTAATCTTTTGCAAGCGAATCTACAGCGTTAA
- the argS gene encoding arginine--tRNA ligase: MNATQEKLKVQLEQAIFAAFGADFAGVDPILVSASNPKFGDYQANVALSLSKKLGKQPRAIASAIVEKLDVSEICEPPEIAGPGFINLKLKTAYLEAQLNKIQTDPRLGVTAAKTPKREIVDFSSPNIAKEMHVGHLRSTIIGDSIARILEFQGHDVLRLNHLGDWGTQFGMLITHLREFDSENNSFWNSLYYEANNQPGFINSPSINIGDLVQFYREAKKKFDEDADFRERSRKAVVELQSNELPAKHAWFFLCEASRKEFKVIYELLDIKLTERGESFYNSLLPKVVEDLEKSGLLVENQGAKCVFLEGFTNREGEPLPLIVQKSDGGYNYATTDLASLRYRIQQDEAKRIIYVTDSGQGNHFAQFFQVARKAGWIPDDVELVHVPFGLVLGEDGKKFKTRSGDTVRLRDLLDEAVSRAHADLKTRLQEEERQESEEFINEVSRVVGISAVKYADLSQNRTSNYIFSYDKMLDFKGNTAPYMLYAYARIQGISRKGNINFKELGNNAVLLEHETELALAKYLLQLDEIISSVEQDLLPNRLCEYLYELSKKFNQFYDRNQGVQVLEAEEPQRTSRLVLCDLTARTLKLGLSLLGIQVLERM, encoded by the coding sequence ATGAACGCTACACAAGAAAAACTAAAAGTTCAGCTTGAACAGGCAATATTTGCGGCTTTTGGCGCTGACTTCGCGGGAGTAGATCCAATTTTGGTTTCTGCTAGTAATCCTAAATTTGGTGATTATCAGGCGAATGTGGCTTTATCCCTGAGTAAAAAGTTAGGCAAGCAACCAAGAGCGATCGCAAGTGCGATCGTTGAGAAACTAGATGTATCCGAAATCTGCGAACCACCGGAAATTGCTGGGCCAGGATTTATCAATCTGAAACTGAAAACGGCATATCTAGAAGCACAACTGAATAAGATTCAAACCGATCCCCGGTTGGGAGTTACAGCCGCGAAAACGCCGAAGCGGGAAATTGTGGATTTTTCCAGTCCAAATATTGCCAAAGAAATGCACGTCGGACACCTGCGTTCTACGATTATTGGTGATTCCATCGCCCGGATTTTAGAATTTCAAGGACACGATGTACTGCGGTTAAATCATCTGGGTGATTGGGGTACGCAGTTTGGGATGTTAATTACTCATCTTCGTGAATTTGATTCTGAAAATAATTCCTTTTGGAATAGTCTATATTATGAGGCGAACAATCAACCGGGTTTCATTAACTCTCCCTCTATAAATATAGGAGACTTGGTTCAGTTTTACAGAGAAGCTAAGAAAAAATTTGATGAAGATGCTGATTTCCGAGAAAGATCACGTAAAGCAGTGGTAGAACTACAATCTAATGAGTTACCAGCAAAACACGCTTGGTTTTTTCTTTGCGAAGCTTCTCGAAAAGAATTTAAAGTAATTTATGAGTTGCTGGATATCAAGTTAACTGAACGGGGTGAATCTTTTTATAACTCCTTACTACCAAAAGTTGTGGAAGATTTAGAAAAATCTGGCTTACTGGTAGAAAATCAGGGGGCAAAATGCGTTTTTCTGGAAGGGTTTACAAATAGAGAAGGTGAACCTTTACCCTTGATTGTGCAAAAATCAGATGGCGGCTATAACTACGCCACAACTGATTTAGCATCCCTCCGTTACCGGATTCAGCAGGATGAAGCAAAGCGGATAATTTATGTAACCGATTCTGGACAAGGAAACCACTTTGCCCAATTTTTCCAGGTGGCACGCAAAGCCGGCTGGATTCCTGATGATGTGGAATTAGTCCATGTTCCTTTTGGGTTGGTATTAGGAGAAGACGGGAAGAAATTCAAAACTCGCTCTGGGGATACAGTGCGGTTGAGGGATTTATTAGATGAAGCTGTTTCTCGTGCCCATGCTGACCTAAAAACTAGATTACAAGAAGAAGAACGCCAAGAAAGTGAAGAATTCATTAATGAAGTTTCTAGAGTAGTTGGAATCAGTGCAGTTAAGTATGCAGACTTGAGCCAAAATCGCACCAGTAACTACATCTTCAGCTACGACAAAATGCTGGATTTTAAAGGTAATACTGCGCCCTATATGCTGTACGCTTATGCGCGGATTCAGGGTATTAGCCGCAAGGGTAATATTAACTTTAAAGAGTTAGGAAATAATGCTGTTTTGTTAGAGCATGAAACAGAATTAGCGCTGGCAAAATATTTACTTCAACTGGATGAAATTATTAGTAGTGTAGAGCAAGACTTGCTGCCCAATCGTTTATGTGAGTATTTGTACGAACTGAGTAAAAAGTTTAATCAGTTTTACGATCGCAATCAGGGAGTTCAGGTACTAGAGGCGGAGGAACCACAGCGTACATCCCGTTTAGTTTTATGTGATTTGACTGCTAGAACTCTGAAGTTGGGATTATCTTTGTTGGGAATTCAGGTGTTGGAGAGGATGTAA
- a CDS encoding NAD(P)/FAD-dependent oxidoreductase, translating to MREILYLEVPTPDIETVRSWLQTDFEPGNGEKVLTSEGFRLKIPSAKTQNGAALSENSPVELSVFVWSVQRTTYLKVFRWAEQPFPSEGQILQRLTKEIRSRFPHHYPEPPAIDLSQQSIFAALASAYPLTVKYFQKMPNGEYDLTRAYWWEKRWREGVRNPQQPHQVVFSSRGDWGLGTGDWGKGNPNTQSPIPNPQYDIIYIGGALGAIHAALMAKLGYKVLLVERMPFGRMNREWNISRDEIQSLVNLGLVTPAELETIIAREYKDGFNKFFDANNPPKLRSPVLHTPTVLNLGLDSEKWLLMCGQKLQAAGGEIWDETEFMRADIDISQVMLQVKHLPSQVEKQVSGRLLIDAMGTASPIAWQLNGGRAFDSVCPTVGAVIESGFEPGVWDSQYGDVLYSHGDISRGRQLIWELFPAADDELTIYLFHYHEVNAENPGSLLEMYEDFFTILPEYRRCDMDKLVWKKPTFGYIPGHFSVGSSDRTVAFDRLIAIGDAASLQSPLVFTGFGSLVRNLERLTTLLDTALKHDLLSFRHLNQIRAYQSNVSVTWLFSKGMMVPTGKFLPPQRINSMLNTFFGLLADEPQEVADNFIKDRCDWLTFNRLALKAARKNPALLLWIWELAGPRDLMRWLGSYFNFGRHALVSALLSQWFGHLLNRVGFWLEPRNPGLWLWLLAINYAIATGKPRSRSQVAKANPEAIIPKSEARILN from the coding sequence ATGAGAGAAATCCTTTATTTAGAAGTTCCAACTCCAGATATAGAAACTGTGCGTAGCTGGCTACAAACAGATTTTGAACCTGGAAATGGAGAAAAAGTGCTTACTTCGGAAGGCTTTCGCCTCAAAATACCCAGTGCTAAGACACAAAATGGGGCGGCTCTTTCCGAAAACTCGCCTGTAGAACTTTCGGTATTTGTTTGGTCGGTGCAGCGAACTACCTATCTGAAAGTGTTTCGTTGGGCAGAACAACCCTTTCCCAGTGAGGGACAAATTCTGCAACGCCTAACCAAAGAAATCAGAAGCCGTTTTCCACATCATTATCCAGAACCACCAGCGATTGATTTATCCCAACAATCGATTTTTGCCGCTTTAGCCTCTGCTTACCCCCTCACCGTCAAGTATTTTCAGAAAATGCCCAACGGTGAATACGATCTAACACGTGCCTACTGGTGGGAAAAACGATGGCGCGAAGGAGTACGGAATCCTCAGCAGCCTCATCAGGTGGTGTTTTCCAGTCGAGGGGACTGGGGACTGGGGACTGGGGACTGGGGAAAAGGTAATCCCAATACCCAATCCCCAATCCCTAATCCCCAGTACGACATCATCTATATCGGCGGCGCACTAGGCGCGATTCATGCAGCATTGATGGCAAAACTAGGATATAAAGTCCTGCTGGTGGAACGAATGCCCTTTGGCCGGATGAACCGAGAATGGAATATTTCCCGCGATGAGATTCAAAGCTTGGTTAACCTGGGTTTAGTCACCCCCGCTGAGTTAGAAACCATCATTGCTAGGGAATACAAAGATGGATTCAATAAGTTTTTTGATGCGAACAATCCACCCAAATTGCGATCGCCCGTTTTACACACACCCACAGTCCTAAATTTAGGCTTAGATTCCGAAAAATGGCTCCTTATGTGTGGGCAAAAGCTGCAAGCGGCAGGCGGCGAAATCTGGGATGAAACAGAATTTATGCGTGCAGATATTGATATATCACAAGTTATGTTGCAAGTCAAGCACTTACCTAGTCAGGTTGAAAAACAAGTAAGTGGACGACTGCTAATAGATGCAATGGGAACTGCCTCACCCATCGCTTGGCAGTTAAATGGTGGTCGTGCCTTTGATAGCGTATGCCCAACAGTAGGAGCGGTAATTGAGAGCGGATTTGAGCCGGGAGTATGGGATTCGCAATACGGGGACGTTCTTTATAGTCATGGGGATATTTCGCGGGGAAGGCAGTTAATTTGGGAACTGTTTCCCGCCGCAGATGATGAATTGACGATTTATTTATTTCATTACCATGAAGTCAATGCTGAAAATCCTGGTTCCTTGCTAGAGATGTACGAGGACTTTTTCACGATTTTGCCAGAGTATCGCAGGTGCGATATGGACAAATTGGTGTGGAAGAAACCGACATTTGGGTATATACCGGGGCATTTTAGTGTAGGAAGTAGCGATCGCACAGTTGCCTTCGATCGATTGATTGCGATCGGTGATGCGGCATCACTCCAGTCTCCACTCGTCTTCACCGGTTTTGGTTCGCTAGTTCGCAACTTAGAGCGTTTAACAACACTGTTGGATACTGCTCTCAAACATGACTTGTTGAGTTTCCGCCACTTGAACCAAATTCGGGCTTACCAAAGCAATGTTTCCGTGACTTGGCTATTTTCCAAAGGTATGATGGTACCCACTGGGAAATTCTTACCACCCCAGCGCATTAACTCCATGCTCAACACCTTCTTTGGACTGTTAGCAGATGAACCCCAAGAAGTAGCAGATAACTTTATCAAAGATCGGTGTGATTGGTTAACCTTTAACCGCCTAGCACTCAAAGCCGCTAGGAAAAATCCTGCCTTACTTTTATGGATTTGGGAATTAGCTGGGCCTAGAGATTTAATGCGATGGCTTGGTAGTTATTTCAATTTCGGTCGTCATGCTCTCGTTAGCGCTTTGCTAAGTCAGTGGTTTGGGCACTTATTAAACCGGGTAGGTTTTTGGCTAGAACCCCGAAATCCTGGCTTGTGGCTGTGGCTATTGGCGATTAATTATGCGATCGCCACAGGCAAACCGCGATCGCGCTCTCAAGTAGCAAAAGCCAACCCAGAAGCCATAATTCCAAAGTCAGAAGCAAGGATTCTCAATTAG